A region of Tolypothrix sp. NIES-4075 DNA encodes the following proteins:
- the grpE gene encoding nucleotide exchange factor GrpE has product MKNEAFSLNFTHALQNLMQRVGVSSFKALSQAAGVSERQILRLRRGEATQMRVDVLLKLSQVLQMPLSELIATFSQVELVKETASNQELLQEITNLKTEYQRSLVQLEQQREVLLCEFQQTSLQLLESLLLQFPTAAQKAQENPQLAAVKILPLVQKPLEKLLQQWKVEAIAPVGAELPYDPQIHQLMEGTAQPGEKVKIRYTGYRQGDKLLYRAKVSPV; this is encoded by the coding sequence ATGAAGAATGAGGCATTTTCGTTAAACTTCACCCATGCGTTGCAAAACTTAATGCAGCGTGTGGGTGTTTCTAGTTTTAAAGCTTTGAGTCAAGCTGCTGGTGTTTCAGAGCGGCAAATTTTGCGGTTGCGACGGGGAGAAGCGACGCAGATGCGAGTGGATGTACTGCTCAAACTATCGCAAGTATTACAGATGCCGTTAAGTGAATTGATAGCAACTTTTTCTCAGGTGGAGTTGGTAAAAGAGACTGCATCAAATCAAGAATTGTTACAAGAAATAACAAATTTAAAAACAGAGTATCAGCGATCGCTTGTGCAATTAGAACAACAGCGCGAAGTATTGCTTTGTGAGTTTCAGCAAACGAGTTTGCAACTCCTAGAGTCTTTGTTATTGCAATTTCCCACCGCAGCACAGAAAGCGCAAGAGAATCCGCAGCTAGCAGCGGTAAAAATATTGCCTTTGGTGCAAAAACCTTTAGAAAAATTATTACAACAATGGAAAGTGGAAGCGATCGCACCCGTGGGAGCAGAATTACCTTACGATCCGCAGATACATCAATTGATGGAAGGTACTGCACAACCTGGAGAAAAAGTCAAGATACGTTATACAGGCTACCGTCAAGGTGATAAGCTGCTTTATCGAGCGAAAGTCAGCCCAGTTTGA
- a CDS encoding PAS domain S-box protein has protein sequence MQEDKNINESVSQLEVLSNNCPPRQQLNEELEARVEERTAELNSVIVQLREEVKKRIEIENKLRSSEQFLHLVIDSIPQLIFWKDKNSVYLGCNQKFADVAGVGSAENIIGKTDYDLPWKKEETEWFREWDRRVMESDTPELHIIEPQKTADGKHTWVDTNKIPLRDGDGNVVGILGTAEDITERKEIEEALRQSQAKLQKLSANVPGMLYQFMLHPDGSFSFPFISSGSYQVYGLTPEEIQADPNRILSLLDPIQREKYEQSVTVSAQTLQPWHWEGQIVLPRGQVKWLQAASRPELQADESILWDGLLMDVTHIKQTEEALHQAYAELERRVEERTQELVQSNQALQAEIADRKFVEAALMLYKQAVESSHDAIGIADAAGNHIYQNSAFCKLYECETTQAFIEFGGIPSVITDPKVAEEIHQTILKGESWIGEAQQKSVSGRIMQTLLRLHPIKDFTGKNIGFLGVITDITDRKRAETQLQQQEEFLRTVFDGSENPIFVVDVLKDGEFCHVGYNSAAERATGFSRTEVIGKTPEQLHGAVTGAAVRQMFASCLELGKSITYEECLTFHGEETWWLTTINPLQDSEGRIYRLVGTTFNISDRKRAEATLLKQEQFLRSVFDGSQNPKFVVDVLKDGDFRIAGWNPATERATGLSSAEVIGKTPEYVYGAVEGARVRQRYTNCLKAGTLISYEECFNLQGEEICWLTTINPLKDSEGRIYRLVGIVFNLTERKLAETQLKQQAEDLEKTLTELQRTQMQLIQSEKMSGLGQLVAGVAHEINNPVNFIYGNLTHANDYIEDLLRLVQLYEQHYPDPVLEIQELAEDIDLNFLIEDLGKLLKSMKIGAERIQEIVLSLRTFSRMDEAEMKEVDIHEGLDSTLMILEHRIKAKPNRIAIEVIKEYGNLPLVECYAGQLNQVFMNILANAIDALEELFTKDSGQLITPQIRICTELMAGDRVKISIADNGLGISSAIKARLFDPFFTTKPIGKGTGMGLSISYQIISDRHGGSLECISQPGAGAEFVIAIPLCQR, from the coding sequence ATGCAAGAGGACAAAAATATAAATGAGTCCGTGTCTCAACTAGAGGTACTCAGCAATAATTGTCCACCCAGACAGCAATTAAATGAGGAATTAGAAGCCAGAGTAGAAGAACGCACTGCCGAACTCAATAGCGTGATAGTTCAGTTGAGGGAAGAAGTTAAGAAACGCATCGAGATAGAAAATAAACTGCGATCGTCAGAACAGTTTTTGCACTTGGTCATCGATAGCATCCCGCAGTTAATTTTTTGGAAAGATAAAAATTCTGTATATCTTGGCTGCAACCAGAAATTTGCCGATGTTGCGGGTGTGGGTTCCGCAGAAAATATTATTGGCAAGACTGACTATGATTTGCCTTGGAAAAAAGAAGAAACAGAGTGGTTTCGAGAATGGGATCGCCGCGTTATGGAATCTGACACCCCAGAATTACATATCATTGAGCCACAAAAGACGGCTGATGGCAAGCATACTTGGGTAGATACTAATAAAATTCCTTTGCGGGATGGTGACGGTAATGTGGTAGGTATTCTTGGTACAGCCGAAGACATCACCGAACGTAAAGAAATTGAGGAAGCTTTACGCCAAAGTCAAGCTAAATTGCAGAAGCTATCAGCAAATGTTCCAGGAATGTTGTATCAGTTTATGTTACATCCTGATGGCTCTTTTTCTTTTCCTTTTATTAGTTCTGGTTCTTATCAAGTGTACGGATTGACACCAGAAGAAATTCAAGCAGATCCAAACAGAATATTGTCTCTGCTCGATCCAATTCAACGTGAGAAGTATGAGCAATCTGTCACCGTTTCTGCTCAGACATTGCAACCTTGGCACTGGGAAGGACAAATTGTTTTGCCCAGAGGACAAGTCAAATGGCTACAAGCTGCATCCCGTCCAGAATTGCAAGCGGATGAATCGATTCTCTGGGATGGATTGCTGATGGATGTTACCCATATTAAACAGACAGAAGAGGCACTTCACCAAGCTTATGCAGAACTGGAAAGACGTGTAGAAGAGCGGACTCAAGAATTAGTACAAAGCAACCAAGCGCTACAAGCAGAAATTGCCGATCGCAAATTTGTAGAAGCTGCCTTAATGCTTTACAAGCAAGCAGTAGAAAGCTCTCATGATGCGATTGGGATAGCGGATGCAGCTGGCAATCATATCTATCAGAATTCGGCATTCTGCAAACTTTACGAATGCGAAACTACACAAGCATTCATTGAATTTGGCGGCATTCCGAGTGTAATTACAGATCCAAAAGTTGCTGAGGAGATACATCAAACCATCTTGAAAGGTGAGTCTTGGATTGGTGAAGCACAGCAAAAATCTGTTAGTGGTCGGATAATGCAGACTTTGTTAAGGTTACATCCGATTAAAGATTTTACAGGTAAAAACATCGGTTTTCTTGGCGTTATTACCGACATTACAGATCGCAAAAGAGCAGAAACTCAACTGCAACAGCAAGAAGAATTCCTTCGCACAGTCTTTGATGGCTCGGAAAATCCTATATTTGTAGTGGATGTTCTTAAAGACGGTGAATTTTGCCATGTAGGTTACAATAGCGCGGCAGAGCGTGCCACAGGTTTTTCGCGTACAGAAGTAATCGGCAAAACTCCAGAACAATTGCATGGTGCAGTTACAGGTGCAGCAGTGCGTCAGATGTTCGCAAGCTGCCTAGAATTAGGTAAGTCTATTACCTACGAAGAATGCCTGACTTTTCACGGTGAAGAAACTTGGTGGTTGACTACGATTAATCCTCTTCAAGACAGCGAAGGTAGAATTTACCGATTGGTGGGGACAACATTTAATATAAGCGATCGCAAACGAGCCGAAGCAACCTTATTAAAACAAGAGCAATTCCTTCGCAGCGTCTTCGATGGATCGCAAAATCCCAAATTTGTGGTGGATGTTCTCAAAGACGGTGACTTCCGCATTGCAGGTTGGAACCCAGCTACAGAACGCGCCACTGGTCTAAGTAGTGCTGAAGTAATTGGTAAAACACCGGAGTATGTATATGGTGCAGTTGAAGGTGCACGAGTACGTCAGCGATATACAAACTGCTTAAAAGCAGGTACGTTAATTAGCTACGAAGAATGCTTCAATCTTCAGGGTGAAGAAATTTGCTGGCTGACGACTATCAATCCCTTGAAAGACAGTGAAGGTAGAATTTATCGGTTAGTAGGAATAGTATTTAATCTCACTGAGCGCAAACTAGCAGAAACTCAGTTAAAGCAACAAGCAGAAGACCTAGAAAAAACTCTCACTGAACTCCAACGCACACAAATGCAACTTATTCAAAGTGAGAAAATGTCTGGTTTAGGTCAACTTGTAGCAGGTGTTGCTCACGAAATCAACAACCCTGTAAATTTTATTTACGGCAATCTTACTCATGCTAACGACTACATCGAAGATTTATTAAGATTAGTACAGTTATATGAGCAACATTATCCCGATCCGGTTTTGGAAATTCAAGAATTAGCTGAAGATATAGACTTAAACTTTTTGATAGAGGACTTAGGCAAACTTCTCAAATCAATGAAAATTGGCGCAGAGCGGATTCAGGAAATTGTCTTATCTTTACGCACCTTTTCCCGCATGGATGAAGCGGAGATGAAAGAGGTAGATATCCATGAAGGTCTTGACAGCACGCTGATGATTTTAGAACATCGTATCAAAGCTAAACCTAACCGTATAGCAATTGAAGTGATCAAAGAATATGGTAACTTACCTTTGGTGGAATGTTATGCCGGACAACTCAATCAAGTGTTTATGAATATTTTGGCGAATGCAATCGATGCTTTGGAAGAATTGTTTACTAAAGACTCCGGACAATTGATAACTCCGCAAATTCGTATTTGTACGGAACTAATGGCGGGCGATCGCGTCAAAATTAGCATTGCCGATAATGGATTGGGAATATCATCAGCCATAAAAGCGCGACTATTTGACCCCTTTTTTACCACCAAGCCGATTGGTAAAGGTACTGGTATGGGGCTTTCCATTAGTTATCAGATTATCAGCGATCGGCACGGCGGCTCTTTGGAATGTATTTCACAGCCAGGAGCCGGCGCTGAATTTGTGATTGCAATTCCTTTATGCCAACGATAA
- a CDS encoding STAS domain-containing protein — MSPLIKVFQPSGILDASESQEFRQEITEIADSGAKIVLVDFQNVTFMDSSGLGALVLAFKALRAADIKLVICSINEQVRILFELTGMDKVFEIFPSQEEFNQNVLSII, encoded by the coding sequence ATGAGTCCTTTAATCAAAGTTTTTCAACCCAGTGGAATTTTAGATGCCAGTGAATCTCAAGAGTTTCGCCAAGAAATTACTGAAATTGCAGACAGCGGTGCGAAAATTGTCTTAGTTGATTTTCAAAATGTAACTTTTATGGATAGTTCTGGCTTGGGGGCTTTAGTGTTAGCCTTCAAAGCCCTACGAGCTGCGGACATCAAACTTGTTATCTGCTCGATTAATGAACAAGTCAGGATATTATTTGAACTGACTGGTATGGATAAGGTATTTGAAATATTTCCCAGCCAAGAAGAATTTAATCAGAATGTACTCTCGATAATTTAG
- a CDS encoding PP2C family protein-serine/threonine phosphatase, whose amino-acid sequence MFQIVVIDDDRSVQILLKRMLEKQGYEVIAASNGSEGIAKVLACQPALIICDWIMPGLNGLEVCHYIKTDPNLSTTFFILLTSLDSVADRVKGLDAGADDFITKPIEQNELQARVRAGLRLHQLSRDLQSQKLLLEAEMAEAAEYVRSLLPQPMSELLTINSRFIPSRQLGGDCFDYYWLDPDYMAIYLLDTAGHGLKATLPSISVLNLLRSRALKSLNYYQPSEVLRALNDTFQMNYQNDKYFTIWYGVYNRIKRQLIYSSAGHPPAILISSKSVNVTEVKQLRTPGMPVGMFPEAKYVDGFCNIEECSTLYIFSDGVYEITKSDGTLWSLDAFIQMLTELQHKSERQLDEVLNYLTNLNSKEAFDDDLSILQIKFD is encoded by the coding sequence ATGTTTCAAATCGTAGTAATTGATGATGACCGTTCAGTACAAATCCTGCTGAAAAGGATGTTGGAAAAACAGGGTTATGAGGTAATCGCTGCCAGCAACGGTTCCGAAGGAATCGCAAAAGTACTTGCTTGCCAGCCGGCACTAATTATTTGTGATTGGATTATGCCAGGATTAAATGGGCTGGAAGTCTGCCATTACATCAAGACAGATCCGAATTTATCGACAACATTCTTTATTTTATTAACATCTTTAGATTCCGTAGCCGATCGCGTCAAGGGATTAGATGCTGGTGCTGATGATTTTATTACCAAACCCATCGAGCAGAATGAATTGCAAGCGCGAGTAAGAGCAGGATTGCGTCTGCATCAATTAAGTCGAGATTTGCAATCTCAAAAGCTACTTTTAGAAGCAGAAATGGCAGAAGCTGCCGAATATGTGCGTTCTCTTTTGCCTCAGCCGATGTCAGAACTCCTCACCATCAATTCTCGCTTTATTCCCTCACGGCAACTCGGCGGTGATTGTTTCGATTACTACTGGCTCGATCCTGATTATATGGCAATTTATCTACTTGATACCGCCGGACATGGACTCAAAGCCACTCTTCCCTCTATATCTGTGCTGAATTTGCTTCGTTCCCGCGCTCTCAAAAGTCTCAATTACTATCAACCTAGTGAGGTACTCAGAGCGTTAAACGACACTTTTCAGATGAATTATCAAAATGACAAATATTTCACAATCTGGTATGGAGTTTACAACCGCATCAAGCGTCAGTTAATTTACTCTAGTGCTGGTCATCCTCCAGCAATATTAATATCGAGCAAATCTGTTAACGTTACCGAAGTCAAACAATTAAGAACCCCCGGAATGCCAGTTGGAATGTTTCCGGAAGCAAAATATGTTGATGGATTTTGCAATATTGAAGAGTGCAGCACTCTTTATATCTTTAGTGATGGCGTTTACGAAATCACTAAATCAGATGGTACACTTTGGAGTTTAGATGCTTTCATTCAGATGCTGACCGAGTTACAACATAAGAGTGAAAGGCAACTCGACGAGGTACTAAATTACTTAACCAATTTAAACTCCAAAGAGGCTTTTGATGATGATTTATCTATCCTCCAGATAAAATTTGATTAA
- a CDS encoding DUF1350 family protein: MDWKEIQGNWVLIPRNPIGIIHFLGGAFVATAPHLTYRWLLEQLAEKGYVIIATPFVNTLDHIAIAKSVQLNFDRVIERLHDSEALRKRYLPIYGLGHSMGCKLHLLIGSTLSVERAGNILISFNNYAARDAIPLVEQFNTTFAIEFTPSPLETNKLVQERYNVRRNLLIKFSNDTLDQSAALKEILQQRFPDMVTAQTLPGSHVTPLGQDVKWQPGASFTPIDALGQWFKQEVYRDLNQLKRAMLLWLNPLSPP, encoded by the coding sequence ATGGACTGGAAAGAAATTCAAGGCAACTGGGTGCTAATTCCGCGAAATCCCATCGGTATCATCCATTTCCTGGGGGGTGCATTTGTCGCTACAGCACCTCACCTGACTTACCGTTGGTTGTTAGAACAACTGGCGGAAAAAGGCTATGTTATCATTGCTACGCCATTTGTCAACACGCTGGATCATATAGCGATCGCTAAATCTGTACAGCTAAATTTCGACCGCGTTATCGAGCGCTTACACGATTCAGAAGCATTACGCAAGCGCTACCTCCCCATCTACGGATTGGGACACAGCATGGGTTGCAAACTCCACTTACTCATCGGCAGTACCTTAAGTGTAGAACGCGCAGGTAATATCCTTATATCTTTCAATAACTACGCCGCACGGGATGCTATCCCCTTAGTGGAACAATTTAACACAACCTTTGCGATCGAGTTTACTCCTTCACCGTTGGAAACTAACAAACTTGTGCAAGAGCGCTACAACGTCCGTCGCAACTTGTTAATAAAATTTAGTAACGACACTCTTGACCAATCAGCAGCTTTAAAGGAAATATTACAACAACGCTTTCCCGATATGGTGACAGCACAAACCCTGCCTGGAAGTCATGTTACACCCTTGGGTCAAGATGTTAAATGGCAACCTGGAGCATCATTCACTCCCATTGATGCTTTGGGACAGTGGTTTAAACAAGAAGTTTACCGCGACTTGAACCAACTAAAACGCGCTATGCTCTTGTGGCTGAATCCCCTTTCACCGCCATAA
- a CDS encoding Uma2 family endonuclease gives MTPQLANKATTLKEQQFILPGYYTWEEFEKIEALMTSPSLRITYLDGYIQFMTLGEEHEMLKTIIGFLLELYLCEMGINFIPVGSATRRSQEKGASFEPDESYYLGQKKENPDLAIEINITSGSIDKLEKYKRFQITEVWFWENNQLSLYRLRDDNYEQIFRSELLPELNVNFFATCVLMPSILEARTEFIKGIRK, from the coding sequence ATGACTCCACAACTCGCAAATAAAGCCACCACACTCAAAGAACAGCAGTTTATCCTACCTGGTTATTACACTTGGGAAGAATTTGAGAAAATAGAAGCTTTAATGACATCGCCTAGTTTAAGGATAACTTACCTGGATGGATATATACAGTTTATGACTTTGGGTGAAGAACATGAAATGCTGAAAACCATTATTGGTTTTTTGCTAGAACTTTATTTGTGCGAAATGGGTATAAATTTTATCCCTGTAGGTAGCGCTACTCGTCGTTCTCAAGAAAAAGGTGCTTCATTTGAACCTGATGAATCTTATTATTTAGGACAAAAGAAAGAAAATCCCGATTTAGCAATTGAAATTAATATTACCAGTGGCAGCATAGATAAACTAGAAAAATACAAACGCTTTCAAATCACCGAAGTCTGGTTTTGGGAAAATAATCAGTTGTCTTTGTATCGACTCCGCGATGATAATTATGAACAGATTTTCCGTAGCGAATTGCTACCAGAATTAAATGTAAATTTCTTCGCAACTTGTGTTTTAATGCCCTCAATACTTGAAGCAAGAACTGAGTTTATTAAAGGAATTCGCAAGTAG
- a CDS encoding type II toxin-antitoxin system HicA family toxin: MGRLSNISGKEAVKIFEKFGYVLDHQTGSHMILWHESKPTLSIPNHRELAPGLLRSLIRQAGITVDEFLDNK; encoded by the coding sequence ATGGGACGTTTATCAAATATTTCCGGTAAAGAAGCTGTTAAAATTTTTGAAAAGTTTGGCTATGTATTGGATCATCAAACTGGAAGCCACATGATACTTTGGCACGAATCAAAACCAACCTTGTCAATTCCCAATCATCGAGAATTAGCACCTGGTTTACTGAGAAGTTTGATTCGACAAGCAGGAATTACAGTAGATGAATTCCTAGATAATAAATGA
- a CDS encoding type II toxin-antitoxin system HicB family antitoxin, whose product MKFQVIFTFDSEYEGYVAEVPQLPGCVSQGKTLDEAIENIKDAIRGYLHVQIKHGKPYVAKELQTFIGEVLV is encoded by the coding sequence ATGAAATTTCAAGTAATTTTCACATTTGATTCAGAATATGAAGGTTACGTTGCTGAGGTTCCTCAACTTCCTGGTTGTGTAAGCCAAGGTAAAACATTAGATGAGGCAATTGAAAATATTAAGGATGCCATTAGAGGTTATCTTCACGTCCAAATCAAGCATGGCAAACCATACGTAGCTAAAGAATTACAAACCTTTATCGGGGAAGTTTTAGTATAA
- a CDS encoding DUF4926 domain-containing protein, with the protein MHTINLTRRKGDRRKIYRNFVTAYPLSLVRNMIPELDRVILTTNIPEYGLEKGDMGTVVLVHQGGKGYEVEFITLDGETVAIVSLFAAQVRPISSREIAHARVIN; encoded by the coding sequence GTGCATACAATAAATTTAACGCGACGAAAAGGCGATCGCCGCAAGATTTACAGGAATTTTGTTACTGCTTATCCACTTTCATTGGTGAGAAATATGATTCCAGAACTTGATAGGGTTATTCTCACAACAAATATTCCAGAGTACGGTTTAGAAAAAGGTGATATGGGTACTGTTGTCTTGGTACATCAAGGTGGTAAAGGATATGAAGTTGAATTTATCACATTGGATGGTGAAACTGTGGCAATTGTTTCATTATTTGCAGCACAAGTTCGTCCTATTAGTAGTAGAGAAATTGCTCATGCAAGAGTGATAAATTGA
- a CDS encoding transketolase, producing MTAITPKATSASPDFCEGIQYFGEALPDFETYGGKPAIAEDKIAIANPEEPAAVYQTLLAADALRYLTLQITGSKASGHPGGFASQAEAYAALVMLGHKNIITEVGHHAPGFYSAMFLDRSLEDMGIYTVQELRDRFREKHGLLGHLSGYIPGILAPAGPLGQGQHFAMSAAKLHQDKLFPFTVGDGGLGEPYIISSMAHFNTAFPSVTNFLPVLVWNGYSQEHHSMVSLKTNEQMKAYWQGNGFAEVVLVDAKDFDDQNQTGDYVDSTAFSFEQRLAFTKAVLTGIDKAAKSALGGKLTVFIIKQLKGAGVHARGAKSHNLYPKDTLDAPHIISALQGRALSAEAWQLVRTNAERAGGGPAAKTVVTEFELQLPELGELPLEEYAVGGDPKVSTTSMGRLVGIVGQKDKNFLVTNADGNEASGIANINQALKIIHPTKDDLYNQAPNGQVYEPLSEDACAGLAVGLSLMGARTLWCSYESFAINGLPIWQTVIQAMAELRRPTPSTITLFTAGALEQGRNGWTHQRPEIEAYFASMMRNGNVFPVFPPDANSIQVCYDWALKTKNKGIVITASKSPLPIRTTFEQTQKGLRDGAVLLHEVESNQGGSKKIVFAVIGDMTLMPVFEAAAFLETEGLGVKIISVINPRRLYRPDDTAWDTCSEADGGFLNDEQFAELFAGDALIGVTGGASAMLEPIMLRSTCKRDTFAWKRGETTASAGELMAFNGLTAQALAKRGIELVH from the coding sequence ATGACTGCAATTACACCAAAAGCAACTTCAGCGTCTCCGGATTTTTGCGAGGGAATTCAATATTTTGGGGAAGCGTTGCCAGATTTTGAAACTTATGGGGGAAAACCTGCGATCGCCGAAGATAAAATAGCGATCGCCAATCCTGAAGAACCAGCAGCAGTATATCAAACTTTGCTTGCGGCTGATGCTCTACGTTACCTAACGTTACAAATTACTGGTTCTAAAGCTTCTGGACACCCAGGTGGATTTGCTTCGCAAGCGGAAGCTTATGCAGCGTTGGTCATGCTGGGTCATAAAAACATTATCACGGAAGTGGGACACCACGCCCCTGGATTTTATAGTGCCATGTTCTTGGATCGGTCGCTAGAGGACATGGGAATATATACAGTGCAGGAGTTGCGCGATCGCTTCCGCGAAAAGCACGGACTCTTAGGACACCTTTCCGGCTACATTCCCGGTATTCTCGCACCCGCTGGTCCTTTGGGACAAGGACAACACTTTGCCATGTCAGCTGCAAAGCTGCATCAAGATAAGCTGTTTCCCTTCACTGTTGGGGATGGTGGACTGGGTGAACCCTACATCATCAGTTCGATGGCACACTTCAACACAGCTTTTCCCAGCGTCACCAACTTCTTGCCAGTGTTAGTGTGGAACGGTTACAGCCAGGAACACCATAGCATGGTTTCCCTGAAAACCAACGAACAGATGAAAGCATACTGGCAAGGTAACGGTTTTGCCGAAGTTGTATTAGTCGATGCCAAAGACTTTGACGACCAAAATCAAACAGGCGATTATGTTGATAGTACCGCCTTTTCCTTTGAACAAAGATTAGCTTTTACCAAAGCCGTATTAACTGGTATAGATAAAGCTGCTAAATCTGCACTTGGCGGTAAACTTACCGTGTTTATTATTAAACAATTGAAAGGTGCAGGAGTTCACGCCAGAGGAGCAAAATCACACAATTTATATCCTAAAGATACGCTAGACGCTCCTCATATTATAAGTGCATTACAAGGGCGTGCATTGTCAGCAGAAGCTTGGCAATTAGTGCGAACAAATGCGGAACGCGCTGGTGGTGGACCCGCAGCGAAAACAGTTGTTACAGAATTTGAATTACAATTGCCAGAGTTAGGCGAATTGCCTTTAGAAGAATATGCTGTAGGTGGCGATCCGAAAGTTTCTACAACATCAATGGGAAGATTAGTAGGAATAGTTGGACAGAAAGATAAAAATTTCCTCGTCACCAACGCTGATGGAAACGAAGCATCAGGAATTGCCAACATAAATCAAGCATTAAAGATTATCCACCCGACAAAAGATGACTTATACAACCAAGCGCCAAACGGACAAGTTTACGAACCTTTAAGTGAAGATGCTTGTGCAGGTTTAGCAGTTGGTTTATCGTTGATGGGTGCGAGAACTTTATGGTGTTCTTATGAATCTTTTGCCATCAACGGATTACCAATCTGGCAAACTGTAATCCAAGCAATGGCAGAATTACGCCGTCCCACTCCCTCAACAATCACTTTATTTACAGCAGGTGCTTTAGAGCAAGGACGCAACGGATGGACTCACCAACGTCCGGAAATTGAAGCTTACTTTGCTTCGATGATGCGAAATGGTAATGTATTCCCAGTTTTTCCACCTGATGCTAACAGTATCCAAGTTTGTTATGACTGGGCATTGAAAACGAAAAATAAGGGAATTGTCATTACTGCAAGTAAATCACCTTTGCCAATTAGAACCACCTTTGAACAAACTCAAAAAGGGTTACGCGATGGTGCGGTATTGTTGCATGAAGTTGAATCTAATCAAGGTGGAAGTAAGAAAATTGTCTTTGCTGTCATTGGAGATATGACATTAATGCCAGTATTTGAAGCCGCTGCTTTCTTAGAAACTGAAGGTCTTGGTGTGAAGATAATTTCTGTTATTAACCCCCGTCGTTTGTATCGTCCTGATGATACCGCTTGGGATACTTGTTCTGAAGCTGATGGGGGCTTTTTGAATGATGAACAATTTGCCGAATTATTTGCTGGTGATGCGTTAATTGGTGTTACTGGTGGTGCGAGTGCGATGCTGGAACCAATTATGTTAAGAAGTACTTGCAAGCGCGATACTTTCGCGTGGAAACGTGGGGAAACTACTGCGAGTGCTGGTGAGTTGATGGCGTTTAATGGTTTGACAGCGCAAGCTTTAGCGAAGCGCGGGATTGAGTTAGTGCATTAA